DNA sequence from the Corvus hawaiiensis isolate bCorHaw1 chromosome 6, bCorHaw1.pri.cur, whole genome shotgun sequence genome:
AGGAAAggtccctgctccaggagagatccctgccccaggaaaggtccctgtcccagggaagGTCCCTGCCCCAGGGAAGGTCCGTGCCCCAGGAGAGGTCCCTGCCCCAGGAGAGGTCCCTGCCCCAGGGAAGGTCCCTGCCCCATGCTGTGTGTGTTTAGATCCCAGGGTAACCATAATTGGTGGAAATCAGTAATGAAACTGACACAAACCACATCAGGTTCTTCATTAAGGTGCAAAACCAGACTCCAGCCGAGCCCCAAGACGATGCAAACACCGCATCACCGACCCATCCCTGAGTTCATCATCACAGGGGAGAAACCATGGAGCCACGAGcgaccccatccctgcagcatcccCGCTCCCTGGCTGGGGCCACACGTATCCCAGTGACCTTGACAGCTCCTCTGGCTTGGGCAGCACTTTTAATCGGGATTCTGCCCTTCCTGGTGTTCTACAACAGACCTGGAGTCTCCAGCCAGCCGCTGCTGCCTCCGGGCGAGCCAAGCGGCGGCTGCAGCCAGCGAGGTTTGGACGTGCGGCTGCAGCCAGGGCGGCCTCCAGGCGGATAAATCCTCGCTCCCCGGTGTTCCCGGGGCTGCCGTGTCACCGTCCTCGCCAGAGATGGCAGCACGTCCCCAGCCAGGGCCGGGCTCCCAGCTGGCCGAGCACGAAGAGCGAGGAGACCACGGATGTTCCCAGGCTGGTCCCTTGGACACCCCATTTTTCAGTGCCTCAACACGCACAGTTTGAGGCTTCAGGGGTTATGCCAAAGCGTAGgtctccttcttcttcctgagtcttggaaagatgaaaataaaaggaaaagaaggtgtaaattaaataagaattgaaataaaaaatcccGGCAATGCGCGGGTTGGTTGTAAACGTTGCTAAATAGGAACAGAAAAAAGCCCAGGGGCTCCGGGagctccagctgaggaggggagagcGGCTGAGGAGCCCTCCCTGATCACACCCTCCCCCCAGGCTCCTCGCTCAGTCATTCCCCTCGGGACCCCTCCGTGCCAGATCTCTCCTGTGCCAGCCGCTCCCGAAGGGCCGGACCTGCCGCTTAATGGAGGCAATAAAGAGACACtgctcagctccaggctggagctccACGCCAGCGATGCTCTTTTGGGGCCTGTTTTATGTCCCTGTCAccctccagcagtgccagctgcccTGTCCCACGCTGTCAGTGCTGCCACTGCATCACTCTCCCTGCCTCCCGCTCCTTTCCTGGACATCAATCACTCCcagggtggtttgtttttttttttccagttcacgAAATCCAGGCACAACTTTACTCAAGCTCATTTCCCTCATTTCGTGTTTTGTTCTTGCGAAGAGCCCGTTTTATGTTTTTACTGCCTGCCTGCATTTTTCAGCTATTCTGGAAGCTGGGAGGCGCGTGCctgggcaggcagcagtgccagggctgccaggagccCCGGCCAGCCCAGGAGtggcttcatttattttttaacccaTGCACCCAGGTGCTGGTACAGGACGAGCCAAGGCACCAAAACCTGGATCTGCCATGCCAGCACACAGCCCCGCTTTtccaggagagggaaggaggctgCTGGAAGCACTGGAACACGAGATAAAGGATGGGAAGGCTTTGGAAGAAAGGTGTTGTCTGGATTTGTTGAACACAAGTCAGGATGGGGGTTTGGTTGAAAAGGGATGAAATTGTCTCACCATAAACAGGAGGGATGGAGTCCTCCGTGCCCCTGgtgccagaggcagggatggagcaggatccCAACACCCTCCCCAACCACAGGCAGCAAACTCCAGAGGCTGAGTCCTCTCCATGAAATTCACAGAGCTTTCCTACAAGCCCAGAGTGTTTTCTCCAACTGGGCCAAGCCTGGAAATCTTCTTTTAGGGAAAGCAATGCCAACAAACCTTGGGAGGATGtatgaggggctggagtgtgtccagaaaagggaacagagctgggaaggggctgaggagcagctgagggagctggaaaggggctcagcctggagcaaaggaggctcaggggggaccttgtggctctgcacaagtccctgacaggagggggcagccgggggggtcgggctctgctggcagggaacagggacaggaggagagggaacggcctcaggctgggccaggggaggtttagattggaaattgggaaaatttctccattggcacagcttcccagggcagtggtggagtccccatccctggagggatttaaaagccgtgaggatgtggcacttggggacatggggcagtggtggccttggcagtgctgggggaatggctggacttgatgtcttagaggacttttccaacctaaacaattctaggGTTTGATACGGCCCTCGCTAGAGGCGAGACACACGAGCTAAacatggaagcaaagggaagaaaacaaacacttccCAAGGCAGGACAGATTGTACCaagcagcctgttcctggtTTTGAGCTCAGAAGggggaatgaaaaaaacaaaagcccagCAATTTTCCTATTATTGCAGAAAAATCCCATCAGAGACAACTGTCAGTGGAGAAGCCTGAAGCCCCAGAAGGGTATTTAAGGCTCCATTAGCTGCCAGGAAAATGAGCTCCagaagaagccaaaaccccttccTGAGCTGTGACACGGAACGCCAGAAAGGAGGGGGAGGCTGGGAAAAGCCTTGGAGCAACCACCCTATGGGGTGCCTGCTGCTCGGAAGAGGTCTTGGATGGGCAGACTGCAGCTGCCTGGATGGATCAGGACAGGATTCAGCCTCAGCTGAATTTGTGGATGCCACAAAGGAGGGCTGGACGTGCCAGGGTGGCACCCAACCCTGTGGAATCAAACAGGGTGACTCCCACCGTTGGATGTGTCCATGTGCTTTGGTGCTCTGCTGGATCAGGACTGGAAGCAGGGTTCAAAGAGCTCCTGGGATGTGTTTTCCTGGCGCACCTGTGTTGAGGTGGGATGGTTAAAATGCCGTCCCCATTGCTCACCCATTGCTTTGACTGTGGGAacggagctggagctgtggctttGTCACCTCACCCTCAGCTCATCCTCCCCACCTCACTGAAGAGACCTTTGAGCTGTgtgagagaagaaagcaaagccagGACTAGGAGAGGCCCCTCAGAAATGGAGGTGCTGTCACCAACCACAGCTTGCCCGGCCCTCGAGCCTGCCGTGCCCCGTATTTCCTTTGCGAAGTTCCTGTTACAAAAGCAcggttttaaaaataacagccaAAGCCACTCGTGTGCCTGCAacctgctgtgtccctgctggagCCACCTGCAGTGTTTCACTGTGGTTTGGGGGGACCAGGTGTACGGGgttaattaaaaattgaattGTTACAGCTGTTGGAACAGCCCCAGGgccacaggaaggaaaagattttctgtCCTCGGGAGGTTCTGGAATTGACCTGTGAAGCAGCAACTGCTTAAATAAAGGCAGCTTGAGTGAGGGCTGGTGTCCTGAAGGATGGAGAGAGCATCCAAGGCCACTGGGCTTGAGTATGTGaatttcccatccctggatgcGTTCCAGGTTCCAGGTTGGATGagccttggagcaacctgggatagtagaaagtgtccctgcccatggcagacgCTGGaatggatgggctttaaggtcatGGCCAGACAGGCTGCACCCCCTTGGGGACCTCCGATGACATGTAGGAGAGGGGGGCGATGGGGACGTGGCATGGTGCAGCCATGGGGCAGGGAGTTCTCCATGGGTTCCGGGCACCTCTGGGGCCATGGGAATTcccctgcacagcctgggctcagCTGGGACTCCGGGCTCGGAGGGCTTTGGAGCCAGCTTTGGAGCCAGCACTGGGGCTCTCAGGCCACACTGGAGCTTGCTGTGTGCCTCGGGGCTCCCGGAGCACCGCCGGGAATCTCTGACCAtgtgaggggctgctggacCGGCACTGGGATTCCCGGATtagcactgggacaggctggggctCAGCACTCCCGGAGCCACACCGGGACTGTCGGATCTATACCGGGATTGGCCATGAAAGCGATCCCGGGCCGGCACCGAGACTCCTGGAGCGGCACCAGGACTCCGGGAGCAGCGCCGGGATCGGCTGTGAGAGGAGGTCCCGGTCTGGCCCCGGGCTGACCGTGTGCGGGGCTCCTGGTCCGACACAGGGACTGGCCGTGCCTGGGGGCTCTCAAAGCCGCACCGGGCTCCTGGAACGGTACCGGGACTCTCGGACCGGCACCTGGGCTGGCCATGCGAGGGACTCCCGAAGCCGCACCGGGGCTCCTGGACCGACACCGGGGCCGACCGCAGAAGCCGCTCCcggtggggcagaggggctgggcgTGCCGGAGCCGGGGCTGGCTCAGACCGGGGACTGTCCCAGAcatcccggggccgccccggcaCTCCCGGCCCGGCCTCGAGACTCTTGGACCGGCACCGGGACTGGCCGTGTGCGGGGCTCCCAGAGCGGCACCGGGACTCTCGGTCAGGCCGGGGTGGGTCCGTGCGCGTCCCCCGCCTCCGCTCCGACCATCCCCGGGTGCGCGGTGCCGGGGGGgcccggggcggtgccgggggcccggggcggtgccgggggcggcgggcggggcggtgccgtcggggcgggcggtgccggtgccgggggCGGCAGCGCAGTCGGGcgtgcggcggcggcggcgcgggatGAACGGGACGGGCCGGGCGTGCGGGTCCGGCGGGGCAGCGCTCCCGGCCGGAGCTCGGCCGCTGATCAGCGCCCTCATGTTCTCGGCCGGGCTCCTGGGCAACCtcctggcgctggggctgctcctgcgcGGCCGCCGCGggccccggcagcgcccgcTCGCGCTGTTCCACGTCCTGGTGCTGGCCCTGGTGGTCACCGACCTGCTGGGCACCTGCTCTGTCAGCCCCTTGGTGCTGGCCTCCTACCACCGCAACCGCACCCTCACCACCCTGGCCCGCGGAGGGCACATCTGCCTCTACTTCGGCTTCGCCATGAGCTTCTTCGGCCTCGCCACCATGCTCATCCTCTTCACCATGGCGCTGGAGCGCTGCCTGGCCCTGGGGCGGCCGTACTTCTACGAGCGCTTCCTGAGCCCCCGCACGGGCCTGGTGGCCCTGCCGGCCATCTACACCTTCTCGGCCGCCTTCTGCTCGCTGCCGCTGTTGGGCTTCGGCCGCTACGTCCAGTACTGCCCGGGCACCTGGTGCTTCATCCAGATGCACCTGGATTCCCACCAGAGCAATGGGGAGGTGGCGGGGCTGAACGTCACCTTCTCGCTCCTCTACGCcaccctgctcctcttcctcatcctcgCCGTGCTGCTCTGCAACCTGAGCGTCATCGTGAACCTGGCCCGCATGCACCGCCGCGGGCAGAGGACCCGCCGGGTGAccaccctggagcagccccGTGTGGCCACCGGCTGCGGCCGGCGCACGTTCTCCATGGCCGAGGAGATCGaccacctcctgctgctctccatcatGACCATCACCTTCGTCATCTGCTCGCTGCCCTTCACGGTGAGTGCGCCTGTCTGGGGGGTGCACCAGGGTGAGGTCCCTCTCCCCGGCACCCACATTTCTCTCTTGGCCTTTATAAGGCTCCCCCCAACTCTGCTGGCCAAGCCTTGAGGGTTGAGGTCAAAGCTTTGCTCTTCCCAAAGCTTGGGAGATCCCAGCTCAGCCATGAGCTTGGCAATTCGCACATCACCTGGGGAGCGGGGGGATCACTCCCTGTATCCCCAGTG
Encoded proteins:
- the PTGER2 gene encoding prostaglandin E2 receptor EP2 subtype, producing the protein MFSAGLLGNLLALGLLLRGRRGPRQRPLALFHVLVLALVVTDLLGTCSVSPLVLASYHRNRTLTTLARGGHICLYFGFAMSFFGLATMLILFTMALERCLALGRPYFYERFLSPRTGLVALPAIYTFSAAFCSLPLLGFGRYVQYCPGTWCFIQMHLDSHQSNGEVAGLNVTFSLLYATLLLFLILAVLLCNLSVIVNLARMHRRGQRTRRVTTLEQPRVATGCGRRTFSMAEEIDHLLLLSIMTITFVICSLPFTIRAYVNKFSGEEADHEWDLLALRFLSINSIVDPWVFAILRPPLLRLLRSVLCCQVTATAPHGRAAAPAVAKLAARLDLCGQLQENPAS